One genomic segment of Terriglobales bacterium includes these proteins:
- a CDS encoding benzoate-CoA ligase family protein, with protein sequence MPRIELPDPFNVATWFVDRNLEEGRGERVAIECGSERVTYRQVFENVNRVANVLRRALHVRREERVALLLLDTPEFAYSFFGAIRMGAVAVPLNTLLKPRDYEYLLNDCRARVAMVSEALLPQLDAIPRDRLRYLEHVVVVGPARGDRPSLSALMSSHSSESAPAPTSKDEPAFWLYSSGSTGPPKGCVHLHHDMVVCAELYARQILNLVAEDRCFSVAKLFFAYGLGNALYFPFAVGATSILWPGPPTAANVYEVVERHRPTLFFSVPTNYAILLAHRREDRDFDLSSVRCAVSAGEGLPAALYHRFRERFGVEILDAIGSTEALHMFIANRPGATRPGSSGQVIPGYEARIVDDEGRDLPDGEVGHLLIRGDSTCAFYWNQHEKTKATIQGDWLRTGDKYRRDAQGYFWHAGRSDDMLKVGGIWVSPVEIESTLLEHPAVLEAAVVGREDRDRLVKPAAYVALRPGFAAGEVLAAEIREWVASRIAEYKRPRWVEFLPELPKTATGKIQRFKLRKMAAGDESQARRD encoded by the coding sequence GTGCCGCGCATCGAATTGCCCGACCCGTTCAATGTGGCCACCTGGTTCGTGGACCGCAACCTGGAAGAAGGGCGCGGCGAACGCGTGGCCATCGAGTGCGGCTCCGAGCGCGTCACATACCGGCAGGTCTTCGAGAATGTGAATCGGGTGGCCAACGTCCTGCGGCGGGCGCTGCACGTGCGGCGCGAGGAACGCGTGGCGCTGCTTCTGCTCGACACGCCCGAGTTCGCCTACAGCTTCTTCGGGGCGATTCGCATGGGGGCGGTGGCGGTTCCGCTCAACACCCTGCTCAAGCCCCGCGACTACGAATACCTGCTGAACGATTGCCGAGCGCGCGTAGCCATGGTGAGCGAGGCCCTGTTGCCGCAGCTCGACGCCATCCCGCGGGACCGGCTGCGGTACCTGGAGCACGTGGTGGTGGTCGGGCCGGCACGGGGCGACCGGCCGTCGCTGAGCGCACTGATGTCGTCACACTCTTCGGAGAGTGCCCCCGCACCCACCAGCAAGGACGAGCCGGCGTTCTGGCTTTATTCTTCGGGCTCTACGGGTCCGCCGAAAGGCTGCGTTCATCTGCACCACGACATGGTGGTGTGCGCCGAACTCTACGCGCGGCAGATCCTGAACCTCGTCGCCGAGGACCGCTGTTTCAGCGTGGCCAAGCTGTTTTTCGCCTACGGGTTGGGGAACGCCTTGTACTTCCCGTTCGCGGTAGGAGCAACCAGCATTCTGTGGCCGGGGCCGCCGACGGCGGCCAATGTGTACGAAGTCGTTGAGCGCCACCGGCCGACATTGTTCTTCTCTGTGCCCACGAACTACGCCATCCTGCTGGCCCACCGGCGGGAGGATCGGGACTTTGATCTCTCGTCAGTCCGGTGCGCGGTTTCAGCCGGAGAGGGACTGCCCGCCGCCCTCTATCATCGCTTCCGGGAGCGCTTCGGAGTCGAGATCCTGGATGCCATCGGCTCCACCGAGGCCTTGCACATGTTCATTGCCAACCGGCCGGGCGCGACGCGGCCGGGGTCGAGCGGCCAGGTCATTCCCGGTTACGAGGCGCGGATCGTCGACGACGAAGGACGCGACCTGCCGGACGGGGAGGTGGGCCACTTGCTGATTCGGGGCGACTCCACCTGCGCCTTCTACTGGAACCAGCACGAGAAGACCAAGGCCACCATCCAGGGCGACTGGCTGCGAACGGGCGACAAGTATCGCCGGGATGCGCAGGGCTATTTCTGGCATGCCGGCCGGTCCGACGACATGCTCAAGGTCGGCGGCATCTGGGTGAGTCCGGTGGAGATCGAGAGCACGCTGCTCGAGCACCCTGCCGTGCTGGAGGCGGCCGTGGTCGGCCGGGAGGACCGGGACCGCCTGGTGAAGCCTGCCGCCTACGTCGCCCTCCGGCCGGGCTTCGCCGCGGGGGAGGTGCTGGCTGCCGAAATCAGAGAGTGGGTGGCTTCCCGCATCGCGGAATACAAGCGTCCCCGCTGGGTGGAATTCCTACCCGAGCTGCCTAAAACGGCGACTGGAAAGATCCAACGATTCAAGCTCAGGAAGATGGCGGCAGGGGACGAGAGCCAGGCCCGGCGGGATTGA
- a CDS encoding TetR/AcrR family transcriptional regulator has protein sequence MSRAVRYSAPDRRRQILEVARHLFARQGFQGTTTRAIARRAGVTEALIFRHFPTKQALYWALLEHTCKAERAREQLRERLRHIRDDRELFATIAEDILKRNTGDPERSRLMLYSALENHRLAGRFFHTQFDGFYEALAEHIAERVREKRFRRTDPRLAARGFVGMVIYHYLVQELFGGKRYRRFSDSKVSRTLADIWLAGMEPRNGSRNGSRNGSDASHRRTSKKG, from the coding sequence ATGTCCCGCGCCGTCCGTTACTCCGCCCCGGACCGCCGCCGCCAGATCCTGGAGGTGGCCCGCCATCTGTTTGCCCGGCAGGGCTTCCAGGGCACTACTACGCGCGCCATCGCCCGCCGCGCCGGCGTCACCGAAGCGCTGATCTTCCGCCACTTTCCCACCAAGCAGGCGCTCTATTGGGCCTTGCTGGAGCACACGTGCAAGGCGGAGCGCGCCCGCGAGCAGTTGCGGGAGCGCCTGCGCCACATCCGCGACGACCGGGAATTGTTCGCCACCATCGCCGAGGACATCCTGAAGCGCAACACCGGGGACCCGGAGCGCTCCCGGCTCATGCTCTACAGCGCGCTCGAGAACCATCGCCTGGCGGGCCGTTTCTTCCACACGCAATTCGACGGCTTCTACGAAGCCCTGGCAGAACATATCGCCGAGCGGGTGCGTGAAAAGCGCTTCCGCCGCACCGATCCGCGCCTGGCGGCCCGCGGCTTCGTCGGCATGGTGATCTACCACTATCTGGTCCAGGAGTTGTTCGGCGGCAAGCGCTATCGGCGCTTCTCCGACAGTAAAGTGAGCCGCACTCTGGCCGACATCTGGCTGGCGGGCATGGAGCCCCGCAATGGATCCCGTAATGGATCGCGAAATGGAAGCGACGCTTCGCACCGGCGCACATCTAAAAAGGGTTGA
- a CDS encoding efflux RND transporter periplasmic adaptor subunit: MMPARSARQVALLLFAALLFLAGCSKQQAAPVPPAAPVTVARVVQKTMPVELSAIGSVEPTSSVAVKSQVAGELIGVHFTEGQDVRAGQLLFTIDRRPLEAELRRAEASLARDEAQLKNARAQAVRYTRLVEEGVVAKEQYDAIVANAEALEAAVNADRAAVENARVQLAYTTIYSPVDGRTGSLMVHKGNVVKENDEKSQLVVINRITPIYVSFTLPEQHLAEVRRYMAEGKLTVQATIPQDSGPPVEGVVSFVNNEVDRTTGTIRLKATFPNQDRRLWPGQFVDVRLKLTAQPNAIVIPAQAIQSGQQGDFVFIVKPDQTADSRQIKVARVQDGQAVIAEGLEVGETVVTDGQIRLVPGARVEIKNPPQTSQERRP, encoded by the coding sequence ATGATGCCAGCACGCAGCGCGCGGCAGGTCGCACTGCTCCTCTTCGCCGCCCTGCTTTTTCTCGCAGGCTGTTCGAAGCAGCAGGCGGCGCCGGTACCGCCGGCGGCTCCAGTCACCGTTGCCCGGGTGGTGCAGAAGACCATGCCGGTCGAGCTGTCAGCCATCGGTTCGGTCGAGCCCACCTCCTCGGTGGCCGTCAAGTCGCAGGTCGCCGGGGAACTCATCGGCGTGCACTTCACCGAAGGCCAGGACGTTCGCGCCGGGCAGTTGCTGTTCACCATCGACCGCCGCCCGCTGGAAGCGGAGTTGCGGCGCGCGGAAGCCAGCCTGGCGCGCGACGAGGCTCAGCTCAAGAACGCCCGGGCACAGGCGGTACGCTACACCCGGCTGGTCGAAGAAGGCGTGGTGGCCAAGGAGCAGTACGACGCCATCGTCGCCAACGCCGAAGCCCTGGAGGCCGCGGTGAACGCCGACCGCGCCGCGGTCGAAAACGCCAGGGTACAGCTCGCCTACACCACTATTTATTCCCCCGTGGACGGCCGCACCGGCAGCCTGATGGTCCACAAAGGCAACGTCGTCAAAGAGAATGACGAGAAATCGCAGCTGGTGGTCATCAACCGGATCACGCCTATCTATGTGAGCTTCACGCTTCCGGAACAGCATCTGGCGGAAGTGCGTCGCTATATGGCCGAGGGCAAGCTGACGGTACAGGCCACGATTCCCCAGGACTCCGGCCCCCCCGTCGAGGGCGTGGTCAGCTTTGTGAACAACGAAGTGGACCGGACGACGGGCACCATCCGGCTGAAAGCCACGTTCCCCAACCAGGACCGCCGCCTGTGGCCCGGCCAGTTCGTCGATGTCCGCCTGAAGCTGACGGCCCAGCCGAATGCCATCGTGATCCCGGCCCAGGCCATCCAGTCCGGACAGCAGGGGGATTTCGTCTTTATCGTCAAGCCGGACCAGACAGCCGACAGCCGCCAGATCAAAGTGGCTCGCGTGCAAGACGGCCAGGCCGTGATCGCCGAGGGCCTTGAGGTCGGCGAAACCGTGGTCACCGACGGGCAAATCCGCCTGGTGCCCGGCGCGCGCGTGGAGATCAAAAACCCTCCGCAAACCAGCCAGGAGCGCCGGCCATGA
- a CDS encoding efflux RND transporter permease subunit, whose product MNIAELFIRRPVTTTLVMLAVLIFGAMGYQRLPVSDLPNVDFPTILVNASLPGASPETMASAVATPLERQFSTIAGLDSMTSTSGLGYSSITLQFNLSRDIDAAAQDVQAAIAKTQPQLPRDMPAPPSYQKVNPADQPILYLALSSPTLPLSAVDEYAQTFVAQRISMVSGVAQVQVYGSQKYAVRAQLDPRALATRQIGIDEIADAVRGGNTNLPTGTLWGRYQAFTLETNGQLTQASSYRPLVVAYRNGSPVRLEELGRVIDSVENDKVASWFQGTRAIVLAVQRQPGTNTVEVVDSIRNLLPTFRAQMPASVSLDIMFDRSVSIRDSVHDVKFTLVLTMALVILVIFLFLRNFSATAIPALAVPLSVIGTFAVMYLLGFSLDNLSLMALTLSVGFVVDDAIVMLENIVRHMEMGKKPFQAALEGSKEVSFTILSMTISLVAVFLPVLFLGGIIGRLLHEFAVTISVAILISGVVSLSLSPMMCSRFLRPSATGEHGRLYMLFERMFDRLLSAYDHSLVYVMRHRLATMVISAGLLVATVYLFIAIPKGFLPSEDTGSVFTFTEAREGISFDDMKEHQLRMAAILQAQPEVATTFSAIGGGGSAAANNSGRIFVRLKPRSERAHVDELIEKWRSQLAGVPGIRAFMQNLPPIRIGGQLTKSQYQFTLQSPDTNELYEYAPLLESKMKELPGLQDVTSDLQIKNPQVNVEIDRDKAAALGVTAAQVEEALYTAYGSRQISTIYAPNNQYRVIMELLPEYQADPAALSMLYVRSSSGQLIPLNAVASLTRNVGPLTVNHLGQLPAVTLSFNLRPGVSLGEAVSQVERAAGQTLPATISTSFQGTAQAFQASLQGLTLLLIMSVVVIYLVLGILYESFIHPITILSGLPSAGLGALITLMLFRSDLNLYAFVGVIMLVGIVKKNAIMMIDFALEAQRNAGKDAAEAIYYGALVRFRPIMMTTMAALMGTLPIALGYGAGAEARQPLGLAVVGGLLVSQLLTLYITPVFYTYMEQLVAWLRGESKLRPVAIIPQPAEKTLAAVGEPVHHD is encoded by the coding sequence ATGAACATTGCCGAACTCTTCATCCGGCGTCCGGTCACCACCACGCTGGTCATGCTGGCGGTGCTGATCTTTGGCGCCATGGGCTACCAGCGCCTGCCGGTCAGCGACCTGCCCAACGTCGACTTCCCCACCATCCTGGTGAATGCCAGCCTGCCTGGCGCCAGCCCGGAAACCATGGCCTCGGCCGTGGCCACGCCGCTGGAGCGCCAGTTCTCGACCATCGCCGGCCTGGACAGCATGACCTCTACCAGCGGGCTGGGCTACAGTTCCATCACGCTGCAGTTCAACCTCAGCCGCGATATCGACGCCGCCGCGCAGGACGTTCAGGCCGCAATCGCCAAGACGCAGCCGCAGCTTCCGCGCGACATGCCTGCGCCGCCTTCCTATCAGAAGGTGAACCCGGCCGATCAGCCCATCCTCTACCTGGCGCTGAGCTCGCCGACCTTGCCGCTTTCCGCCGTGGATGAGTACGCGCAGACGTTCGTGGCGCAGCGCATCTCCATGGTGAGCGGCGTGGCGCAGGTGCAGGTTTACGGTTCCCAGAAGTACGCCGTACGGGCGCAGCTCGATCCGCGCGCCCTGGCGACGCGCCAGATCGGCATCGACGAGATCGCCGATGCCGTCCGTGGCGGCAACACCAACCTGCCCACCGGCACCCTCTGGGGACGCTACCAGGCATTCACGCTGGAGACCAATGGCCAGCTCACCCAGGCGTCCTCGTACCGGCCGCTGGTGGTGGCCTACCGCAACGGCTCGCCGGTCCGCCTGGAGGAACTCGGCCGGGTCATTGACAGCGTCGAGAACGACAAAGTGGCGAGCTGGTTTCAGGGAACCCGGGCCATCGTGCTCGCCGTGCAGCGCCAGCCCGGCACCAACACCGTAGAGGTCGTGGACTCGATCCGCAATCTGCTGCCTACGTTCCGCGCGCAGATGCCGGCTTCGGTCAGCCTCGACATCATGTTCGACCGCTCGGTCAGCATCCGCGATTCCGTCCACGATGTGAAGTTCACCCTGGTGCTGACCATGGCGCTGGTCATCCTGGTGATCTTCCTCTTCTTGCGGAATTTCTCCGCCACCGCCATTCCCGCTCTTGCGGTGCCGCTTTCCGTGATCGGCACTTTCGCCGTCATGTACCTGCTGGGCTTCAGCCTGGATAACCTCTCGCTGATGGCGCTGACCCTCTCGGTGGGCTTCGTGGTGGACGACGCCATCGTCATGCTGGAGAACATCGTGCGCCACATGGAGATGGGGAAGAAGCCATTCCAGGCGGCGCTGGAAGGCTCGAAGGAAGTCAGCTTCACCATTCTCTCCATGACCATCTCTCTGGTCGCGGTGTTCCTGCCCGTGCTGTTCCTGGGCGGCATCATCGGACGCCTGCTGCACGAGTTCGCCGTGACCATCAGCGTGGCCATCCTGATCTCCGGCGTGGTTTCGCTCAGCCTCTCGCCCATGATGTGCAGCCGTTTCCTGCGCCCCTCCGCCACCGGCGAGCACGGCCGGCTTTACATGCTCTTCGAGCGCATGTTCGACCGCCTGCTCTCGGCTTACGACCACAGCCTGGTCTACGTCATGCGCCATCGTTTGGCGACCATGGTGATCTCTGCCGGCCTCCTGGTGGCGACCGTGTACTTGTTCATCGCCATCCCCAAGGGCTTCCTGCCCAGTGAGGACACCGGCAGCGTGTTCACCTTCACGGAGGCGCGGGAGGGCATCTCCTTCGACGATATGAAGGAGCACCAGTTGAGGATGGCGGCCATCCTGCAGGCGCAACCGGAGGTCGCGACTACGTTCTCCGCCATCGGTGGCGGCGGCAGCGCCGCGGCCAACAACTCCGGGCGCATTTTCGTCCGCCTGAAGCCGCGCAGCGAACGGGCGCACGTGGACGAGCTCATCGAAAAGTGGCGCTCCCAACTGGCCGGTGTCCCCGGCATCCGGGCCTTCATGCAGAATCTGCCGCCCATCCGCATCGGCGGCCAGCTCACCAAGAGCCAGTACCAGTTCACGCTGCAGAGCCCGGACACCAACGAGCTCTACGAATACGCTCCCCTGCTCGAAAGCAAGATGAAGGAGCTGCCCGGGCTGCAGGACGTCACCAGCGACCTGCAGATCAAGAACCCGCAGGTGAACGTGGAAATCGACCGCGACAAGGCCGCCGCGCTCGGCGTCACCGCGGCCCAGGTGGAAGAAGCCCTGTATACCGCGTACGGCTCGCGCCAGATCTCCACCATCTACGCGCCCAACAACCAGTACCGCGTCATCATGGAGCTGCTGCCCGAATACCAGGCCGACCCCGCGGCTCTCTCCATGCTGTATGTCCGTTCCTCCAGCGGCCAGTTGATCCCGCTCAACGCCGTGGCCAGCCTCACCCGCAACGTCGGGCCGCTCACGGTCAACCACCTGGGACAGCTTCCGGCCGTCACGCTCTCGTTTAACCTGAGACCGGGCGTGTCGCTGGGTGAAGCCGTCAGTCAGGTGGAGCGCGCTGCCGGCCAGACCCTGCCCGCCACCATCAGTACCAGTTTCCAGGGCACGGCGCAGGCCTTCCAGGCTTCCCTGCAGGGATTGACGCTGCTGCTCATCATGTCGGTCGTGGTCATCTATCTGGTGCTGGGGATTCTGTACGAGAGCTTCATCCACCCCATCACCATCCTCTCCGGGCTGCCCTCCGCAGGCTTGGGCGCGCTGATCACGCTGATGCTGTTCCGCAGCGACCTGAATCTCTATGCTTTCGTAGGCGTCATCATGCTGGTGGGCATCGTGAAGAAGAACGCCATCATGATGATCGACTTCGCGCTGGAGGCGCAGCGCAACGCCGGCAAGGACGCGGCCGAAGCCATCTACTACGGCGCCCTGGTGCGCTTCCGCCCCATCATGATGACCACCATGGCGGCGCTGATGGGCACGCTGCCCATCGCTCTCGGGTACGGCGCCGGCGCCGAAGCGCGCCAGCCGCTGGGCCTGGCCGTGGTGGGGGGCCTGCTGGTCTCGCAGCTCCTGACTCTCTACATCACCCCCGTCTTCTACACCTACATGGAACAGTTGGTGGCCTGGCTGCGCGGCGAAAGCAAGCTGCGGCCGGTGGCAATCATTCCCCAGCCCGCCGAGAAGACTCTGGCTGCGGTGGGCGAGCCGGTACACCACGACTGA
- a CDS encoding cytochrome c3 family protein, translating into MSQIFHRSTNTISRLTIYGAAFVLASLAWTTAEVQRSGYVTREGDAREQWPPFSHQHHVAGLGIDCRYCHTSVETSSFAGIPPTRTCMGCHSQIWNNAPMLEPVRESFRTGKSLAWTRVYDLPDFAYFDHSIHVAKGVGCTTCHGSIQNMALTYQAVSLQMEWCLECHRAPERFLRPKSEVFSVSYEPPVAGKPVTVAGQQFESQLELGRWLKREYKIRGTMDLTSCSTCHR; encoded by the coding sequence ATGTCGCAGATCTTTCATCGCAGCACGAACACCATCTCGCGGCTGACCATCTATGGAGCGGCGTTCGTGCTGGCATCGCTGGCCTGGACCACGGCTGAAGTGCAGCGTTCCGGCTACGTGACGCGCGAGGGCGACGCGCGCGAGCAGTGGCCGCCGTTCAGCCATCAGCACCATGTCGCCGGACTGGGCATCGATTGCCGTTATTGCCACACCTCCGTCGAAACCTCGAGTTTCGCCGGCATCCCGCCCACCCGCACCTGCATGGGTTGCCATTCGCAGATCTGGAACAACGCTCCCATGCTTGAGCCCGTGCGTGAGAGCTTCCGCACCGGCAAGTCTCTGGCCTGGACGCGCGTTTACGACCTGCCCGACTTCGCCTATTTCGACCACAGCATCCACGTGGCCAAAGGCGTAGGTTGCACCACCTGCCACGGCTCCATCCAGAACATGGCGCTGACCTACCAGGCCGTCTCCCTGCAGATGGAGTGGTGCCTGGAATGCCATCGAGCGCCAGAGAGATTCCTGCGGCCCAAGTCGGAGGTGTTCAGCGTCTCTTACGAACCGCCGGTTGCGGGCAAGCCTGTCACCGTGGCGGGACAACAGTTTGAAAGCCAGTTGGAGCTCGGCCGCTGGCTCAAACGCGAGTACAAGATTCGCGGAACCATGGACCTGACCAGTTGTTCGACGTGTCATCGCTGA
- a CDS encoding TAT-variant-translocated molybdopterin oxidoreductase, producing MSAGDKSMCAAERARPAPSAAKPLELNEVRACLQAARGPHYWRSLEELAATPQFTDLLHREFPRHATEWDNALSRRRFLEVMAASLALAGLSGCTRQPTETIVPYVRQPEEFVPGKPLFYATAMTLSGVALPLLAESHMGRPTKIEGNPEHPASLGATDIYAQASVLGLYDPDRSQTLRNLGEVRPWTSFLGSMRGPMAIQKTTGGGGLRILTETVSSPTLAWQIGSLLRDFPNAKWHQYEPVNRDNARAGSQMAFGQFVDAQYRFENADVIVSLDADFLSSGYPGFVRYARDFAKRRKLEAGNTKMSRLYVVESTPTNTGAVADHRLAMRATDIAGLAHALAGAFGIGSHQAAAQFEQWSTAIASELQAHRGTSLILAGENQPPTVHALAHAMNEALGNVGRTVIYTDPVAANPVIQTESLRELVAEMEAGKVELLVILGGNPVFNAPVDIAFAKHLHKVGLRVHLGLYHDETAALCHWHVPEAHYLESWSDARAYDGTVSIVQPLIAPLYDGKTAHEVLAALTDRPDRSAYEIVREYWKTQHPASDFEMFWRRSLHDGWIEGTSFAPRQVTAKTTAFPQAAPIPAALELTFRPDPSVYDGRFAGNGWLQELPKPLSKLTWENAAFFSPRTAERERLKTGDVIELHFEGRQLKAPVYILPGQPDESVCVHLGYGRHRAGRVGSNIGFNAYALRNAGSFWFGGNLRIAPQHERHELSVTHGHWNMEGRDLVRAGTLAEYVANPRFAHEHHEEPAPGLTLYPPHKYEGNAWGMAIDLNSCIGCNACVVACQSENNIPVVGREQVMVQREMHWIRIDRYFEGSLDDPRIYFQPVPCMQCENAPCEPVCPVGATVHSSEGLNDQVYNRCVGTRYCANNCPYKVRRFNFLLYQDFETPSLKLMRNPDVSVRSRGVMEKCTYCVQRINAARIAAEKEDRTIRDGEVQTACQQACPAGAIIFGNINDKDSRVARVKQEARNYGLLAELNTRPRTTYLASVRNPNPALAAEKKA from the coding sequence GTGAGCGCAGGGGACAAGTCGATGTGCGCGGCCGAGCGTGCCAGGCCCGCACCATCCGCGGCCAAGCCGCTGGAGTTGAACGAGGTGCGCGCATGTTTGCAGGCGGCGCGTGGTCCGCACTACTGGCGGAGCCTTGAAGAGCTCGCGGCCACGCCCCAGTTCACCGACCTGCTGCACCGCGAATTCCCGCGCCACGCCACCGAATGGGACAACGCCCTCTCCCGCCGCCGCTTCCTCGAGGTCATGGCCGCTTCGCTGGCGCTGGCCGGCCTGAGCGGCTGCACCAGGCAGCCCACCGAGACCATTGTCCCCTACGTGCGTCAGCCGGAGGAGTTCGTTCCCGGCAAGCCGCTGTTCTACGCCACCGCCATGACGCTCTCCGGCGTCGCCCTGCCGCTGCTGGCGGAAAGCCACATGGGCCGGCCCACCAAGATCGAAGGCAATCCGGAACATCCGGCCAGCCTGGGCGCAACCGACATCTACGCGCAGGCTTCTGTCCTCGGTCTTTACGATCCGGACCGCTCGCAGACGTTGCGCAATCTGGGCGAGGTACGACCCTGGACGTCGTTTCTCGGCTCCATGCGCGGCCCCATGGCCATACAGAAAACGACCGGCGGCGGCGGCCTGCGCATCCTGACAGAAACCGTGAGCTCGCCGACCCTGGCGTGGCAAATCGGCTCCCTGCTCAGGGATTTCCCCAACGCAAAGTGGCATCAGTACGAACCGGTGAACCGCGACAATGCCCGGGCCGGATCGCAGATGGCTTTCGGCCAGTTCGTGGATGCGCAATACCGCTTCGAGAACGCCGACGTCATTGTCTCGCTCGACGCCGACTTCCTCTCCAGCGGCTATCCCGGCTTCGTGCGTTATGCCCGCGACTTCGCCAAGCGCCGCAAGCTCGAAGCCGGCAACACGAAGATGAGCCGCCTGTACGTGGTCGAGAGCACGCCGACCAACACGGGCGCAGTGGCGGACCATCGTTTAGCCATGCGCGCCACAGACATTGCCGGCCTCGCACATGCCCTGGCGGGTGCGTTCGGCATTGGATCCCACCAGGCGGCCGCGCAGTTCGAACAGTGGTCTACAGCCATCGCCAGCGAATTGCAGGCTCATCGAGGCACGTCGCTGATTCTCGCTGGCGAGAACCAGCCACCGACCGTGCACGCTTTGGCCCACGCCATGAACGAAGCGCTGGGCAACGTGGGCCGCACCGTCATCTATACCGACCCGGTCGCGGCCAACCCGGTCATCCAGACGGAATCCTTGCGCGAACTGGTTGCCGAGATGGAAGCCGGCAAGGTCGAGTTGCTGGTCATTCTTGGCGGCAATCCGGTGTTCAACGCGCCGGTCGACATTGCGTTCGCGAAGCATTTGCACAAGGTCGGCTTGCGGGTGCACCTGGGCCTTTATCACGACGAGACCGCCGCCCTTTGCCACTGGCACGTGCCCGAGGCGCACTACCTCGAATCCTGGAGCGACGCCCGTGCCTACGACGGCACGGTCAGCATCGTGCAGCCGCTGATCGCCCCGCTCTACGACGGCAAGACCGCGCATGAAGTGCTGGCGGCGCTCACCGATCGCCCTGACCGCTCCGCCTACGAGATCGTCCGCGAATACTGGAAGACGCAGCATCCCGCATCCGATTTCGAAATGTTCTGGCGCCGCTCCCTGCACGATGGATGGATCGAAGGTACTTCCTTCGCGCCAAGACAAGTGACCGCGAAAACAACGGCGTTCCCGCAGGCAGCCCCGATACCCGCCGCGCTCGAACTCACCTTCCGCCCTGATCCTTCCGTGTATGACGGCCGCTTCGCCGGCAACGGCTGGCTGCAGGAACTTCCCAAGCCGCTCTCCAAACTCACCTGGGAGAACGCCGCGTTCTTCAGCCCCAGGACCGCCGAACGCGAGCGCCTGAAGACGGGCGACGTGATCGAGTTGCATTTTGAAGGACGCCAGCTCAAAGCGCCGGTGTACATCCTTCCCGGCCAGCCGGATGAATCCGTGTGCGTGCATCTCGGTTACGGGCGTCATCGAGCCGGCCGAGTCGGCTCCAACATCGGGTTCAATGCGTACGCGCTGCGGAACGCGGGCTCCTTTTGGTTCGGCGGCAATCTGCGAATCGCACCGCAGCATGAGCGCCACGAACTTTCCGTCACCCACGGCCACTGGAACATGGAAGGCCGCGACCTGGTGCGGGCCGGCACCCTCGCCGAGTACGTCGCGAACCCACGCTTCGCGCACGAGCATCATGAAGAGCCTGCGCCCGGCCTCACGCTCTACCCGCCCCACAAGTACGAAGGCAATGCCTGGGGCATGGCCATCGACCTGAACTCCTGCATCGGCTGTAACGCCTGTGTTGTTGCATGCCAGTCGGAAAACAACATCCCCGTGGTGGGGCGCGAGCAGGTCATGGTCCAGCGCGAGATGCACTGGATCCGCATCGACCGCTACTTCGAAGGCTCGCTCGACGATCCGCGCATCTACTTCCAGCCCGTCCCCTGCATGCAGTGCGAGAACGCGCCCTGTGAGCCGGTCTGCCCGGTGGGCGCCACTGTGCACAGTTCCGAGGGCTTGAACGACCAGGTTTATAACCGCTGCGTGGGCACGCGCTACTGCGCCAACAACTGCCCGTACAAGGTGCGGCGTTTCAACTTCCTGCTCTACCAGGATTTCGAGACGCCCAGCCTCAAGCTGATGCGCAATCCCGATGTCTCGGTGCGCAGCCGCGGCGTGATGGAGAAATGCACCTATTGCGTGCAGCGCATCAACGCCGCGCGCATCGCGGCAGAGAAGGAAGACCGGACCATCCGGGATGGCGAGGTGCAGACCGCCTGCCAGCAGGCCTGCCCCGCCGGGGCCATCATCTTCGGCAATATCAACGACAAGGACAGCCGCGTGGCCCGGGTGAAGCAGGAAGCGCGCAATTACGGCCTGCTGGCGGAATTGAATACGCGACCACGGACCACGTATCTGGCTTCGGTGCGCAACCCCAATCCTGCTTTGGCAGCGGAGAAGAAGGCGTGA